The Lasioglossum baleicum chromosome 12, iyLasBale1, whole genome shotgun sequence genome includes a region encoding these proteins:
- the LOC143214581 gene encoding zinc finger BED domain-containing protein 4-like, whose amino-acid sequence MRFVRKERERLVSYTKETNRNEFIFKRNITWCELYIAGRAVHRYFHCQKTLKCKRASTTTLKRHIEYQHREEYFAAEEEEETVPSTASTTRHDVEVNLTMLETNSTRSKVITKSIAEMMIRDCQPFCIVEDVGFKNLIRMLEPRYKLPSRTTFSESIVPAIYKDEKKRVATILEKDITTTETFAFTTDGWTSKSNESYLSVTVHYMNNNFVIQNFTLKIHNVTESHTGEHINSFLRNTVREWNLDKTEFHIYFVTDNAANMVKAVRLSPTWERIPCFAHTLQLTIKDAMKPCTGLASLLQKCRRIVGHFHRSSTANEKLKMEQTVQYPERTPLKLIIDCQTRWNSQFDMINRLINVRRALHHVLCEPDMPDLFTAREWTEMEKYSTYLKLFKEATEMMSVQDTPTLPSYIPTVHAIRDRLTKIQENDSDSEVAKLKRNLITELDARFSFATNMECLVASMLLDPRIKDRLLPMERKDEAKAVLNKFATTYSKPSTPNADETVADENVASSSSAAEASTHTLFAFFKDVAQLEGHTTNIVCSQTDAYISEKLISPESCILEWWNQNSTRYRDLAIVARNLLSVPATQTYSERLFSLAGNIVTERRSSLLSEKVEQLCFVFANQKL is encoded by the exons ATGCGGTTCGTACGAAAAGAACGCGAACGGCTTGTATCTTACACGAAGGAAACGAATCGAAATGAATTCATATTCAAGCGTAATATAACATGGTGCGAGTTATACATAGCGGGAAGAGCGGTACATCGATATTTTCATTGCCAAAAGACATTGAAGTGCAAGCGGGCTAGCACAACAACTCTGAAGCGGCATATAGAATATCAGCATCGTGAAGAATATTTCGCGgcagaagaggaagaggaaacaGTACCCAGTACGGCCAGTACCACCAGACACGATGTAGAAGTAAATCTCACCATGCTGGAAACTAATTCTACCAGATCGAAAGTAATTACCAAATCGATTGCTGAAATGATGATACGTGATTGTCAGCCATTCTGCATCGTTGAGGATGTCggatttaaaaatttaattagaatGTTAGAGCCGCGGTACAAATTACCCAGCCGTACCACTTTCTCAGAAAGCATTGTGCCCGCAATATATAAGGACGAGAAGAAAAGGGTGGCGACAATACTAGAAAAAGATATCACAACT ACAGAAACTTTTGCTTTTACAACGGACGGATGGACTTCAAAGTCCAACGAGAGTTATCTATCCGTAACTGTACATTATATGAACAACAATTTTGTGATACAAAACTTCACATTAAAAATACATAATGTGACGGAATCACACACTGGAGAACATATAAATTCGTTCTTGAGAAATACTGTAAGGGAATGGAACCTTGATAAGACAGAATTCcatatatattttgtaacagACAATGCTGCAAACATGGTGAAAGCAGTACGATTAAGTCCTACATGGGAGCGAATTCCATGTTTCGCTCACACTTTACAG tTGACTATCAAAGATGCAATGAAGCCGTGCACAGGATTGGCATCTTTGTTGCAAAAATGTCGGCGAATCGTCGGACATTTTCATCGGTCGTCGACGgccaatgaaaaattaaaaatggaacAAACGGTGCAGTATCCGGAGAGGACGCCGTTAAAATTGATCATCGACTGCCAAACGAGATGGAATTCTCAGTTTGACATGATAAATAGGCTGATCAACGTGCGTCGAGCATTGCACCATGTGCTGTGCGAACCGGACATGCCCGACCTGTTTACGGCCCGCGAGTGGACcgaaatggaaaaatattccACGTATCTTAAACTGTTCAAAGAGGCGACTGAAATGATGTCAGTACAAGATACACCCACCCTTCCAAGTTACATTCCTACAGTACACGCAATTCGTGACAGGTTAACCAAAATTCAGGAGAACGACAGTGACAGCGAAGTCGCGAAATTGAAAAGGAATTTGATCACTGAACTGGACGCaagattttcttttgctacGAACATGGAATGTCTAGTAGCAAGCATGCTTTTAGATCCGCGTATAAAAGATAGATTGTTGCCAATGGAGAGGAAAGACGAGGCAAAAGctgtattaaataaatttgcaaCGACATATAGTAAACCGTCTACACCGAATGCAGATGAAACCGTTGCAGATGAAAACGTTG CATCATCATCATCAGCAGCAGAAGCATCAACGCATACGCTGTTCGCGTTCTTTAAAGATGTAGCGCAGCTCGAAGGCCACACAACAAATATTGTGTGCAGCCAAACAGACGCTTACATAagcgaaaaattgatttcaccggAATCGTGTATTCTGGAGTGGTGGAACCAAAATTCTACACGATATCGTGATTTAGCAATAGTTGCTAGGAATTTATTAAGCGTTCCAGCAACACAAACGTATAGTGAAAGATTATTCTCACTCGCTGGGAATATAGTTACAGAGAGGAGATCGTCTTTACTATCAGAAAAAGTGGAGCAACTCTGCTTTGTATTTGCCAATCAGAAATTGTAG
- the LOC143214585 gene encoding uncharacterized protein LOC143214585, with translation MSDSDQSHESDDSKSQLTLSKAQQLRKDDIIAELKKRGVEVDEDTYRDILRKQLVDLVRAEIESQKRPEQPCTRDENKEGPGRSNEKFDVHKIKISRTENTSKVNTSNVSSDESEMAENTKLLFHLKTDDWEAFIERLELYLVVKKIEDDKMQAATLLTHFDEEAYILIRSLCAPDKPATKKFTDLVRLMSEHLNPKPSEVMDRAVRTSAECEPN, from the coding sequence ATGTCCGACTCGGACCAAAGTCACGAGAGCGACGACTCCAAAAGTCAGTTGACACTTAGCAAAGCGCAGCAACTACGAAAGGACGATATTATCGCCGAGTTAAAAAAAAGGGGTGTCGAAGTAGATGAAGATACGTACCGCGACATATTGCGTAAGCAACTGGTCGATCTAGTGCGAGCAGAGATCGAGAGTCAGAAAAGACCCGAGCAGCCTTGTACAAGAGACGAAAACAAGGAGGGGCCTGGAAGGTCGAACGAGAAGTTCGACGtacacaaaattaaaatcaGTCGTACGGAGAATACCAGCAAGGTAAACACAAGCAACGTGAGCAGTGACGAAAGCGAAATGGCGGAGAATACGAAGCTATTATTCCATTTGAAAACGGACGACTGGGAGGCATTTATAGAAAGATTAGAGCTCTACCTTGTCGTAAAGAAAATCGAAGATGATAAAATGCAAGCGGCCACGCTACTGACGCATTTCGATGAGGAGGCGTACATACTCATTCGAAGTTTATGTGCGCCCGACAAACCAGCTACAAAAAAGTTCACTGACTTAGTAAGGTTAATGTCAGAACACCTCAACCCTAAGCCGTCGGAAGTAATGGATAGGGCTGTGCGAACATCTGCAGAATGCGAGCCGAACTAA
- the LOC143214226 gene encoding FLYWCH-type zinc finger-containing protein peb-1-like isoform X1: MEIINGRRKNTYVYVYEGYSYNKDSKNPKIYRCSGRQTNKCTGTLIQKDDHYFVQRPHTHPNESRCAEILKLKSAMLEECSNNPSVNNKDIFDNICRTNSDAATYISYNSMKSIMSRKKRKSRPGLPKTVQNAHEILENYDVLKEIYKGCAISNDNKYALIFSNTTLLTALENAKEIYMDGTFSVVPRMPPFHQLYTVHIRYNDTVYHY, from the exons atggaaattattaaTGGGAGAAGAAAGAATACTTATGTATACGTTTACGAAGGATATTCTTATAACAAAGATTCTAAGAATCCGAAGATCTACCGTTGTTCTGGTCGACAAACTAACAAATGTACAGGAACATTAATTCAAAAAGATgatcattattttgttcaaagaCCACACACTCATCCTAACGAATCGCGCTGTGCAGaaatactaaaattaaaatCAGCCATGCTGGAGGAATGTAGTAACAATCCTTCAGTAAATAATAAAGACATCTTTGATAATATTTGTCGTACAAATTCTGACGCAGCAACATATATTTCCTACAATAGTATGAAATCGATAATGTCCAGGAAGAAGAGAAAATCACGACCAGGCTTGCCCAAAACTGTGCAGAATGCGCacgaaatattagaaaattatgATGTCCTGAAAGAAATTTACAAGGGATGTGCAATCTCGAACGATAACAAATACGCTCTAATTTTCTCAAATACTACATTGCTAACTGCATTAGAAAATGCCAAAGAAATATATATGGATGGTACTTTTTCC GTGGTACCACGAATGCCTCCTTTTCATCAACTCTACACTGTACACATACGTTACAATGATACGGTATACCACTATTGA
- the LOC143214226 gene encoding uncharacterized protein LOC143214226 isoform X2, with protein sequence MNNVLSSDSDESDAYNGTRLSGTFSTEDRLLEYTTNGDLCTRYVKVKSTTVSDMDETALLQVIEGYWSI encoded by the exons ATGAACAATGTATTGTCAAGTG ACTCCGATGAAAGTGATGCGTATAATGGAACTCGCTTGAGTGGAACATTTAGTACAG AAGACAGATTGCTCGAGTACACGACTAACGGAGATCTTTGTACTCGATATGTAAAAGTAAAAAGTACAACAGTCAGTGATATGGATGAAACTGCGTTGTTACAAGTTATTGAAGGATATTGGTCTATATAA
- the LOC143214226 gene encoding uncharacterized protein LOC143214226 isoform X3 yields the protein MNNVLSSDSDESDAYNGTRLSGTFSTDRLLEYTTNGDLCTRYVKVKSTTVSDMDETALLQVIEGYWSI from the exons ATGAACAATGTATTGTCAAGTG ACTCCGATGAAAGTGATGCGTATAATGGAACTCGCTTGAGTGGAACATTTAGTACAG ACAGATTGCTCGAGTACACGACTAACGGAGATCTTTGTACTCGATATGTAAAAGTAAAAAGTACAACAGTCAGTGATATGGATGAAACTGCGTTGTTACAAGTTATTGAAGGATATTGGTCTATATAA